In Pseudomonas sp. MM213, a genomic segment contains:
- a CDS encoding NAD-dependent protein deacetylase has protein sequence MLDSRTREQLDRLQQFMADQPFVVLTGAGISTPSGIPDYRDHQGVRRGRQPMMYQEFLSAPESRRRYWARAMLGWPRVRQAQPNVAHEALANLQSTRQISGLITQNVDTLHDQAGSHDVIELHGSLHRVLCLDCGQRSERDSIQQLMETQNPYLAGVDAVQAPDGDTLLDAAFEARFQVPHCPHCAGERMKPDVVFFGENVAQVTAAKAMAAVEKAAGLLVVGSSLMAYSAFRLCRAVADQGKPLIAINLGKTRADDILDLKIEASCEQLLPLLTQRLTP, from the coding sequence ATGCTCGACAGCCGCACCCGCGAACAACTCGACCGGCTTCAGCAGTTCATGGCCGACCAGCCGTTCGTGGTCCTGACCGGTGCCGGCATCAGCACCCCGTCGGGCATTCCGGACTACCGCGACCACCAGGGCGTGCGCCGTGGCCGGCAACCGATGATGTATCAGGAATTCCTCAGCGCCCCCGAATCCCGGCGCCGCTATTGGGCGCGAGCGATGCTCGGCTGGCCGCGGGTGCGTCAGGCTCAGCCAAATGTGGCGCATGAAGCCCTCGCCAACCTGCAAAGCACCCGGCAGATCAGCGGGCTGATCACCCAGAACGTCGACACCTTGCACGACCAGGCCGGCAGCCACGACGTGATCGAACTGCATGGCAGCCTGCACCGGGTGCTGTGCCTGGATTGTGGGCAGCGCAGTGAGCGGGATTCGATCCAGCAATTGATGGAAACGCAGAACCCGTACCTGGCCGGCGTGGATGCGGTGCAGGCGCCGGACGGCGACACGCTGCTCGACGCGGCATTCGAAGCGCGGTTTCAAGTACCGCACTGCCCGCATTGCGCAGGTGAGCGAATGAAACCGGACGTGGTGTTTTTTGGCGAGAACGTGGCGCAGGTGACGGCAGCCAAGGCAATGGCTGCAGTGGAAAAAGCGGCGGGATTGCTGGTGGTGGGGTCTTCGTTGATGGCGTATTCAGCGTTTCGGTTATGCCGGGCGGTGGCGGATCAGGGCAAGCCGCTGATAGCGATTAACCTGGGCAAGACGCGGGCGGATGACATCCTCGATCTGAAAATCGAGGCATCCTGCGAACAACTATTGCCGTTGCTGACCCAGCGCCTGACACCTTAG
- a CDS encoding OprD family porin: MFKRAIPTALLLATGSMCAQAADSAAHGFLEDSKATLSMRTLYFNSDNRDGTADPSKTEEAAQGFVLRYESGFTQGAVGFGLDAQALLGVTLDSGAGRHVGSGMIPSDGDGAADSWSSFGPTAKMRISKTEFRYGTLLPKLPILLSNDARVLPQSFTGAQVTSNDIDGLMLTSGVLEHAVGRASTDRTGLSVPGATQDSNKFYFAGGDYYITKELKAQYYFAQMEDFYNQNFFGLTHVLPIDSKSSFTTDLRYFNTTSTGANSSAAGRAQGYRTSGYTEDNNGEIDNNTWVAMITYVNGGHSVSLGHQQVGDGSNFVQPNQGSLVDKGAGGGSVYLPTDRMIQSFTRAGEQTNFGQYSYDFAPLGVPGLRASIAYLKGTDIKVRNAGDQSEWERDMTLDYVLQSGSLKGLGFSVRNGKSNTDAGRNVDQNRFIINYTLSLL; encoded by the coding sequence ATGTTCAAGCGAGCAATCCCCACCGCACTTTTGCTGGCCACCGGTTCGATGTGCGCACAGGCAGCCGATTCTGCCGCGCACGGTTTTCTGGAGGACAGCAAAGCCACGCTGTCGATGCGCACGTTGTATTTCAACAGCGATAACCGCGATGGCACGGCGGACCCGTCGAAAACCGAGGAGGCCGCGCAGGGTTTTGTGCTGCGTTATGAGTCCGGTTTTACCCAGGGTGCGGTCGGGTTCGGGCTGGATGCGCAAGCGTTGCTCGGTGTGACGCTGGACAGCGGCGCGGGTCGCCACGTCGGCAGCGGCATGATCCCGAGTGACGGCGACGGTGCTGCCGACTCCTGGAGCAGCTTTGGCCCCACGGCGAAGATGCGCATCTCAAAAACTGAGTTCCGCTACGGCACCTTGCTGCCGAAACTGCCGATCCTGTTGTCGAACGATGCCCGCGTATTGCCGCAGTCGTTCACCGGTGCGCAGGTCACCTCGAATGACATCGATGGCTTGATGCTGACCAGTGGCGTGCTTGAACATGCGGTCGGCCGCGCCTCGACGGACCGGACCGGTTTGTCGGTGCCGGGCGCCACCCAGGACAGCAACAAGTTCTACTTCGCCGGCGGTGACTACTACATCACCAAGGAACTGAAGGCGCAGTACTACTTCGCGCAGATGGAAGACTTCTACAACCAGAACTTCTTCGGTCTGACCCACGTGCTGCCGATCGACAGCAAAAGCTCGTTCACCACCGATCTGCGTTACTTCAACACCACATCGACAGGCGCCAACAGTTCCGCTGCCGGTCGCGCACAAGGCTACCGCACCTCGGGTTATACCGAGGACAACAACGGTGAAATCGACAACAACACCTGGGTGGCGATGATCACCTATGTGAACGGTGGCCACTCGGTGTCGCTGGGGCATCAACAGGTGGGTGACGGCAGCAACTTCGTGCAGCCCAACCAAGGTAGCCTGGTTGATAAAGGGGCCGGTGGTGGCAGTGTTTACCTGCCGACGGACCGCATGATCCAGAGTTTTACCCGTGCGGGCGAGCAGACGAACTTCGGTCAATATTCCTATGACTTCGCGCCTTTGGGCGTGCCGGGCCTGAGAGCGTCGATCGCGTATCTGAAGGGGACTGACATCAAGGTTCGCAACGCGGGCGATCAGTCCGAGTGGGAGCGTGATATGACCCTGGACTACGTGCTGCAATCGGGGTCGCTCAAGGGGCTTGGTTTCAGCGTGCGCAACGGCAAGTCGAACACCGATGCGGGCCGCAACGTTGATCAGAATCGCTTTATCATCAACTACACCTTGTCGCTGCTGTAA
- a CDS encoding GntT/GntP/DsdX family permease: MTLSFGYWLLVYAAIAIIALIVLIARYRLNPFIVITLVSIGLALLAGMPPSGVVGAYEAGVGKTLGHIALVVALGTMLGKMMAESGGAEQVARTLIDRFGEKNAHWAMVCIAFLVGLPLFFEVGFVLLVPIAFTVARRVGVSILMVGLPMVAGLSVVHALVPPHPAAMLAVQVYQASVGQTLMYAILIGIPTAIIAGPLYAKFIVPRIQLPAENPLERQFLEREPRDSLPGFGITMATILLPVLLMLIGGWANLISTPGSGFNQFLLFIGNSVIALLLATLLSFWTLGLAQGFNRESILKFTNECLAPTASITLLVGAGGGLNRILVDAGVTDQIVSLAHEFHLSPLLMGWLFAALMRIATGSATVAMTTASGIVAPVAIGLGYPHPELLVLATGAGSVIFSHVNDGGFWLIKEYFNMSVTQTFKTWTVLETIISLVAFALTVGLSYLI; this comes from the coding sequence ATGACCCTGTCCTTCGGCTATTGGCTGCTGGTATATGCCGCCATCGCCATCATCGCGCTGATCGTTCTGATCGCCCGTTACCGGCTTAATCCCTTCATCGTCATCACCCTGGTCTCCATCGGCCTGGCATTGCTGGCCGGCATGCCGCCGTCCGGGGTGGTTGGCGCCTACGAGGCCGGCGTCGGCAAGACCCTGGGGCACATTGCGCTGGTGGTGGCGCTGGGCACGATGCTCGGCAAGATGATGGCCGAGTCCGGCGGTGCCGAGCAGGTGGCGCGCACCTTGATCGACCGTTTCGGCGAGAAGAACGCGCATTGGGCGATGGTCTGCATCGCGTTTCTGGTCGGGCTGCCGCTGTTCTTCGAAGTCGGTTTTGTGTTGCTGGTGCCGATCGCGTTTACCGTGGCACGGCGGGTTGGTGTATCGATCCTGATGGTCGGTTTGCCGATGGTTGCCGGGCTGTCGGTGGTGCATGCGCTGGTGCCGCCGCACCCGGCGGCGATGCTCGCGGTGCAGGTGTATCAGGCGTCGGTCGGGCAGACGTTGATGTATGCGATTCTGATCGGCATTCCGACGGCGATCATTGCCGGCCCGCTGTACGCCAAATTCATCGTGCCGCGCATTCAACTGCCGGCGGAAAACCCGCTGGAACGCCAGTTCCTCGAGCGCGAACCGCGCGACAGCCTGCCGGGGTTCGGCATCACCATGGCGACCATTCTGTTGCCGGTGCTGTTGATGCTGATTGGCGGTTGGGCCAATCTGATTTCTACGCCGGGCAGCGGTTTCAACCAGTTTTTGCTGTTCATCGGCAACTCGGTGATCGCGCTGCTGCTGGCGACCCTGCTGAGCTTCTGGACCCTCGGCCTCGCCCAGGGCTTCAACCGTGAATCGATCCTCAAGTTCACCAACGAATGCCTGGCACCGACCGCCAGCATCACCTTGCTGGTCGGCGCCGGTGGCGGTTTGAACCGGATTCTGGTGGACGCCGGGGTCACCGACCAGATCGTCAGCCTGGCCCACGAATTTCACCTGTCGCCGCTGCTGATGGGCTGGCTGTTCGCCGCGTTGATGCGCATCGCCACCGGCTCCGCCACCGTGGCCATGACCACCGCCTCCGGCATTGTCGCGCCGGTGGCCATCGGTCTGGGTTATCCGCATCCGGAGTTGCTGGTGCTGGCGACCGGCGCCGGGTCGGTGATCTTTTCCCACGTCAACGACGGCGGCTTCTGGTTGATCAAGGAATACTTCAACATGAGCGTCACCCAGACGTTCAAGACCTGGACCGTGCTGGAGACCATTATTTCGCTGGTCGCCTTCGCGCTGACCGTGGGTCTTTCTTACCTGATCTAG
- a CDS encoding NAD(P)H-dependent flavin oxidoreductase, producing the protein MSTPLLSLLNIRLPVLQSPMVGVSTPRLAAAVSSAGGLGAIGIGASNVEQARNMIRETAALTDKPFNVNVFCHQPAVHDSARETQWLTFLAPFFAQFGAAAPTALREIYTSFVEDPDMLQMLLEERPAVVSFHFGLPPQPTIDALKAAGIILLCSVTNLAEAQSAERAGVHALVAQGYEAGGHRGVFDPKQDSQMGTFALVRVLVAACRLPVIAAGGIMDGAGIKAVMQLGASAAQLGTAFILCPESSANSAYREALKGPRAHQTAVTSVISGRPARGMVNRNFTCLEKTGTALPDYPRAYDANKALNAAATAQANTEFAVQWAGQGAPLIREMPAAALVNVLAAEMND; encoded by the coding sequence ATGTCCACTCCGCTGCTGTCTCTTTTGAACATTCGACTGCCCGTCCTTCAATCGCCGATGGTGGGGGTTTCCACGCCCCGACTGGCGGCAGCGGTGTCCAGCGCCGGCGGCCTCGGTGCGATTGGCATCGGGGCGAGCAACGTCGAGCAGGCGCGGAACATGATCCGCGAGACGGCCGCGCTGACAGACAAGCCGTTCAATGTGAATGTTTTTTGCCACCAGCCTGCTGTCCACGACAGCGCTCGCGAGACGCAGTGGCTGACATTTCTGGCGCCGTTCTTTGCGCAGTTCGGGGCCGCTGCACCGACGGCGCTGCGTGAGATCTACACCTCATTCGTCGAAGACCCGGACATGCTGCAGATGCTGCTGGAAGAACGGCCGGCGGTGGTCAGCTTCCATTTCGGGCTGCCGCCACAACCGACAATCGATGCGCTCAAGGCCGCCGGCATCATCCTGTTGTGTTCCGTGACCAACCTGGCCGAAGCGCAGAGCGCGGAACGCGCCGGCGTGCATGCGCTGGTCGCACAAGGTTACGAAGCCGGGGGGCATCGCGGGGTATTCGATCCAAAACAGGATTCGCAGATGGGGACGTTTGCGTTGGTGCGTGTACTGGTGGCGGCTTGCCGACTGCCGGTGATCGCGGCGGGCGGCATCATGGACGGCGCGGGGATCAAGGCCGTCATGCAGTTGGGCGCCAGTGCCGCGCAGTTGGGAACGGCGTTTATCCTCTGCCCCGAATCCTCCGCCAACAGCGCCTATCGCGAGGCCTTGAAGGGGCCGCGCGCGCACCAGACTGCCGTCACCAGCGTCATCTCCGGGCGTCCTGCCCGAGGCATGGTCAACCGCAACTTCACCTGCCTGGAGAAGACTGGCACGGCACTGCCAGACTATCCGCGCGCCTATGACGCCAACAAAGCGCTCAACGCCGCGGCCACCGCCCAGGCAAACACGGAATTTGCCGTGCAGTGGGCGGGGCAGGGGGCGCCCCTGATTCGTGAGATGCCGGCCGCTGCGTTGGTGAACGTGCTCGCTGCGGAAATGAACGACTGA
- a CDS encoding tautomerase family protein — protein sequence MPLLKFDIIQGRNDQQLKTLLDVTHQAMVEAFEVPASDRYQSVTQHRPGELVLHDTGLGYTRTTSVVLLTVISRPRLQTQKTAFYRLLAERLQAECGLSPDELIVSLVENTDADWSFGRGRAQFLTGEL from the coding sequence ATGCCGCTGCTCAAGTTCGACATCATTCAGGGGCGCAATGACCAACAACTCAAGACCCTGCTGGACGTGACCCATCAGGCGATGGTCGAGGCTTTTGAAGTGCCTGCCAGTGATCGTTACCAAAGCGTCACGCAACATCGTCCGGGGGAGTTGGTGCTGCACGACACCGGATTGGGTTACACACGCACGACCAGCGTGGTGTTGCTGACGGTGATTTCGCGACCGCGTCTACAGACGCAGAAAACCGCGTTCTACCGCTTGCTGGCCGAGAGGCTGCAAGCCGAGTGTGGCCTGTCACCCGATGAGCTGATTGTTTCGCTGGTGGAGAACACCGATGCGGACTGGTCCTTCGGCCGTGGAAGGGCGCAATTTCTGACCGGCGAACTTTAG
- a CDS encoding CoA-acylating methylmalonate-semialdehyde dehydrogenase yields MSNQPADIAHYIHGRVTHGTSGRTQNVTNPAIGSVIGKVALANAAEVDAAVKSAAAAFPAWSALPPLRRARILFKFLALLNEHRDTLARMITAEHGKVFTDAQGEVTRGIEVVEFACGIPQLLKGDYTEQVSTNIDNWTMRQPLGVVAGITPFNFPVMVPMWMFPVAIACGNTFVLKPSPIDPSPSLLIAELFKEAGLPDGVFNVVQGDKEAVDALIDHPDVKAVSFVGSTPIANYIYETGARHGKRVQALGGAKNHMVVMPDADIDQVVDALIGAAFGSAGERCMAISVAVFVGDVADKVMPKLVERTRTLKVLEGTNLAAEMGPIVSQVALQRITGYIEQGIAEGAELLVDGRGFDGAQAGANCAEGFWLGGTVFDHVTPEMKIYKEEIFGPVLACMRVKDFAEAVDLVNSHEFGNGTACYTRDGHIAREFASRIQVGMVGINVPIPVPMAWHGFGGWKRSLFGDTHAYGEEGVRFYTKQKSIMQRWPNSIAKGAEFAMPTSK; encoded by the coding sequence ATGAGCAACCAGCCAGCAGACATCGCACACTACATTCACGGCCGCGTGACGCACGGTACTTCCGGCCGCACACAGAACGTCACCAACCCTGCCATCGGTTCCGTCATCGGCAAAGTGGCCCTCGCCAATGCCGCTGAAGTCGACGCGGCGGTGAAGTCCGCAGCGGCCGCGTTTCCAGCCTGGTCGGCGCTGCCGCCGCTGCGTCGCGCCCGCATCCTGTTCAAGTTCCTGGCGTTGCTCAATGAACACCGCGACACACTGGCGCGCATGATCACCGCCGAGCACGGCAAAGTTTTCACCGACGCCCAGGGCGAAGTAACGCGTGGCATCGAGGTCGTCGAGTTCGCCTGCGGCATCCCGCAACTGCTCAAGGGTGACTACACCGAGCAGGTCTCCACCAACATCGACAACTGGACCATGCGCCAGCCGCTGGGCGTGGTGGCCGGCATCACCCCGTTCAACTTCCCGGTGATGGTGCCGATGTGGATGTTCCCGGTGGCCATCGCCTGCGGCAACACCTTCGTACTCAAGCCGAGCCCCATCGACCCGTCGCCTTCGCTGCTGATCGCCGAACTGTTCAAGGAAGCCGGGTTGCCAGATGGCGTGTTCAACGTGGTGCAGGGCGACAAGGAAGCAGTGGACGCGCTGATCGATCACCCGGACGTCAAAGCGGTGAGCTTTGTCGGATCGACGCCGATTGCCAACTACATCTACGAGACCGGTGCCCGCCACGGCAAGCGTGTCCAGGCGTTGGGCGGCGCGAAGAATCATATGGTGGTGATGCCCGACGCCGATATCGATCAGGTGGTCGACGCGCTGATCGGTGCCGCGTTCGGCTCTGCCGGCGAGCGCTGCATGGCGATCTCGGTGGCGGTGTTTGTCGGCGATGTCGCCGACAAGGTGATGCCGAAACTGGTGGAACGCACCCGCACGCTCAAAGTCCTCGAAGGCACGAACCTGGCCGCCGAGATGGGCCCGATCGTGTCGCAAGTCGCACTGCAACGCATCACCGGCTACATCGAACAAGGCATTGCGGAAGGCGCAGAACTGCTGGTCGACGGCCGTGGTTTTGACGGCGCCCAGGCTGGCGCGAATTGCGCCGAAGGGTTCTGGCTCGGCGGCACGGTGTTCGACCATGTCACCCCCGAGATGAAAATCTACAAAGAGGAAATCTTCGGTCCGGTGTTGGCTTGCATGCGCGTGAAGGACTTCGCCGAGGCGGTCGATCTGGTCAACTCACACGAGTTCGGCAACGGCACCGCTTGCTATACCCGCGACGGTCACATCGCGCGTGAATTCGCCAGCCGCATTCAGGTGGGGATGGTCGGCATCAACGTGCCGATTCCGGTGCCGATGGCGTGGCACGGTTTTGGTGGCTGGAAGCGCTCGCTGTTCGGTGACACGCACGCCTACGGCGAAGAGGGCGTGCGCTTCTACACCAAGCAAAAGTCGATCATGCAGCGCTGGCCGAACAGCATCGCCAAGGGCGCGGAATTCGCCATGCCGACCTCCAAGTAA
- a CDS encoding DUF6124 family protein, whose amino-acid sequence MIKPTPNPPDTDPASPYEPDSNKLNEAAERALDYHFPSAADIKATTRAPSTLFTVDPALTTETLMVYLVETLASVDVMVHHLVDLLDGGSRNALLGISNSIMLAEITANRVLDQIDPRD is encoded by the coding sequence ATGATCAAACCGACACCCAATCCGCCAGACACCGATCCAGCTTCCCCGTACGAACCCGATTCAAACAAACTCAACGAGGCCGCCGAGCGTGCCCTCGACTACCACTTCCCGTCGGCTGCCGACATCAAAGCCACGACGCGCGCACCCAGCACTTTGTTTACCGTGGACCCAGCGCTCACGACCGAAACCCTGATGGTTTATCTGGTCGAGACGCTGGCCTCGGTCGATGTGATGGTCCATCACTTGGTGGACCTTCTGGACGGTGGGTCGCGCAATGCGCTGCTGGGCATTTCCAACAGCATCATGCTGGCGGAGATCACGGCGAACCGGGTGCTGGATCAGATTGATCCGCGAGACTGA
- a CDS encoding MOSC domain-containing protein, whose translation MTLTSKIDHVFAGGLGLLKPEGQRTGIFKQRRSGPVRVELHGIVGDQHGDTRVHGGPEKAVHHYAAENYQHLAQAFAHCAHELLPGSLGENISALELSERNVHIGDVFQMGSAVLQVSQPRSPCWKINHRFDAERMSMHVAKERITGWYYRVLQPGFIEAGDRIELLERQTERFSIDEFWQVQLSHRPVIDDLLALAASRGLAEDWKRRLSERAKWLQKSLQV comes from the coding sequence ATGACACTCACTTCGAAAATTGATCACGTCTTCGCCGGCGGCCTGGGGCTCTTGAAGCCCGAAGGGCAGCGTACGGGCATCTTCAAACAGCGCCGTTCAGGCCCCGTTCGCGTCGAGCTTCACGGGATTGTCGGTGACCAGCATGGCGACACCAGGGTTCACGGCGGTCCGGAAAAGGCTGTTCATCACTATGCGGCCGAAAATTATCAGCACCTGGCGCAGGCCTTTGCGCACTGTGCCCATGAGCTGCTTCCGGGCAGCCTGGGGGAGAACATTTCCGCGCTCGAACTCTCGGAGCGCAACGTGCACATCGGCGACGTATTCCAGATGGGCAGTGCGGTGTTGCAGGTCTCTCAACCGCGCAGCCCGTGCTGGAAAATCAATCATCGTTTCGACGCCGAGCGTATGTCGATGCATGTCGCCAAGGAGCGAATCACCGGTTGGTATTACCGGGTGCTTCAACCGGGCTTCATTGAAGCGGGCGACAGGATCGAGTTGCTGGAAAGGCAAACCGAGCGCTTTTCCATTGATGAATTCTGGCAGGTGCAGTTGTCGCACCGGCCGGTGATCGACGATCTGCTGGCGCTGGCGGCAAGCCGTGGGTTGGCCGAGGACTGGAAGCGGCGCTTGTCGGAGCGGGCGAAGTGGCTGCAGAAATCGCTTCAGGTCTGA
- a CDS encoding LysR family transcriptional regulator, translating into MEMRQLKIFCAVAELGSFTAAAVNVNTVQSNVTMRVKELEAELNRELFIRKKSGVVLTSAGETFLGYARRILQLTEESRNALTDTGVPTGLLRLGSMETTAAIRLPQVLTKYREQYPEVQLSLLTGTTVELIKAIEAHRLDGAFVGGFHQNPALAQEEVFQEELVLVSSNRFESLPALIEKIPQQTVLVFRTGCFYRSTLENWFYQVGLVPNQIMELGTLDGILSCVAAGMGVTLLPKAIAENCSVRHAIRCHTLPAEFANVSTVFIRRNDSMITSAMSAFIGLAQEQIARPAA; encoded by the coding sequence ATGGAAATGCGCCAACTGAAGATATTCTGCGCGGTTGCCGAACTCGGCAGCTTCACCGCAGCCGCCGTCAACGTGAACACGGTGCAGTCCAACGTCACCATGCGGGTGAAGGAGCTGGAAGCCGAACTGAATCGGGAGCTGTTCATCCGCAAGAAATCCGGCGTGGTGCTCACGTCGGCGGGCGAGACCTTCCTCGGTTATGCGCGGCGCATCCTGCAGCTGACAGAAGAGAGTCGCAATGCGTTGACGGACACCGGCGTTCCGACCGGCCTGCTGCGGCTGGGCTCGATGGAAACCACGGCGGCCATTCGCTTGCCGCAGGTGCTGACGAAGTACCGCGAGCAATATCCCGAAGTGCAACTGTCGCTGCTGACCGGGACGACGGTCGAGCTGATCAAGGCGATTGAAGCCCATCGACTCGATGGCGCGTTTGTCGGTGGGTTTCACCAGAACCCGGCGTTGGCGCAGGAAGAGGTTTTTCAAGAGGAACTGGTGCTGGTCAGCAGCAACCGCTTCGAGTCACTGCCCGCGCTCATCGAGAAAATCCCCCAGCAAACCGTGCTGGTCTTCCGGACCGGGTGCTTCTATCGCTCCACCCTGGAAAACTGGTTCTACCAAGTCGGGCTGGTGCCCAACCAGATCATGGAACTGGGCACCCTCGATGGCATCCTGTCATGCGTCGCGGCGGGCATGGGCGTGACCTTGCTGCCCAAAGCCATCGCAGAGAATTGCAGCGTGCGGCATGCGATTCGCTGCCACACGCTACCGGCCGAATTCGCCAACGTCTCGACCGTGTTCATCCGCAGGAACGACTCGATGATCACCTCGGCGATGAGCGCGTTCATCGGTCTGGCGCAGGAGCAGATTGCCCGGCCGGCGGCGTAA
- a CDS encoding NAD(P)H-dependent flavin oxidoreductase, protein MNEARFDFAGNAITQLCGVKYPIFLGGMAAISGPPLVAAVANAGGLGVVGGLRLPPLTLRRWIQETRALTDKPFGVNLVPQFGGPDVFEAQFQVVLEEKPRLLSLFYAEAYSADMIPRAKDAGLVVMVQTGSVELARIAIAQGADIIVAQGSESGGHLNRGTIGIMPLLTSILAVSEGRPVLAAGGITNGDDVRALMSLGASGVVVGTAFIATDESNAHPLYKQKIVEATTDDTEYRTGYSFGWTYGTPHRVIPNRDKWNLLRFIGGGARAIDKPRMAKKLSLYAGQGVGKIHSVVPAAERVAELALGL, encoded by the coding sequence ATGAACGAAGCCAGATTCGATTTTGCAGGTAACGCCATCACTCAATTGTGTGGCGTGAAATACCCGATTTTTCTCGGCGGGATGGCGGCGATTTCCGGCCCGCCGCTCGTTGCGGCAGTCGCCAACGCCGGGGGTTTGGGTGTGGTGGGCGGCTTGCGCCTGCCACCATTGACCTTGCGCCGATGGATACAGGAAACCCGCGCGCTGACCGACAAACCCTTTGGCGTGAACTTGGTGCCGCAGTTCGGCGGCCCTGATGTGTTTGAAGCGCAATTCCAGGTGGTCCTCGAAGAAAAACCACGACTGCTCTCCTTGTTTTACGCCGAGGCCTATTCCGCCGACATGATTCCCCGGGCCAAAGACGCGGGGCTGGTGGTCATGGTGCAAACGGGCTCGGTGGAGCTGGCGAGAATCGCCATCGCGCAAGGCGCTGACATCATCGTGGCGCAAGGCAGTGAAAGTGGCGGTCATTTGAATCGAGGCACCATCGGCATCATGCCGTTGCTGACGTCCATCCTTGCGGTATCCGAGGGACGGCCGGTGCTGGCGGCTGGTGGCATCACCAACGGTGACGACGTTCGGGCGCTGATGTCGCTCGGCGCGTCTGGGGTGGTGGTGGGCACCGCGTTTATTGCCACCGACGAGTCGAATGCGCACCCGCTCTACAAGCAAAAGATTGTCGAGGCGACGACGGATGACACCGAGTACCGGACCGGGTATTCGTTCGGCTGGACCTACGGCACGCCGCACCGGGTGATCCCCAATCGTGACAAGTGGAACCTGCTGCGCTTCATCGGCGGTGGCGCCCGCGCAATTGACAAACCGCGCATGGCCAAGAAGCTGTCGCTGTACGCGGGGCAGGGCGTTGGCAAAATCCACAGCGTCGTCCCCGCTGCCGAGCGTGTGGCGGAGCTTGCCCTTGGCTTGTAG
- a CDS encoding cytochrome b: MQLRDNGLRFSPITVVLHWVVALSLLAILSLQVMIGQASSEAGRMSLVHLQNLMGLILFLVSIYRFWARITAYHPLPVGTPNPIEVIISRSVAVALALAMVLLPVAVWASRAAAGEGVGLPGGFSIPALLPTNAALKQVVDVLFDIGASAFLAGLALHVFGALKNHFLLKNNTLKRMLGKHVEL, from the coding sequence ATGCAACTTCGAGACAATGGCTTAAGGTTTTCACCTATCACGGTCGTGCTGCACTGGGTCGTGGCGTTGTCGCTGCTCGCCATCCTCAGCTTGCAGGTGATGATCGGCCAGGCGTCCAGTGAGGCCGGGCGGATGTCGTTGGTCCACCTGCAAAACCTGATGGGGCTGATCCTGTTTCTCGTATCGATCTATCGGTTCTGGGCCAGGATCACCGCTTACCACCCGCTGCCGGTGGGCACGCCCAATCCTATTGAAGTGATCATCAGCCGTTCTGTTGCGGTGGCGCTCGCCCTGGCGATGGTGCTGCTGCCGGTCGCGGTGTGGGCCTCGCGGGCGGCGGCCGGCGAGGGCGTCGGGCTGCCCGGAGGCTTTTCGATTCCGGCGCTCTTGCCCACCAATGCAGCGCTGAAGCAGGTGGTCGATGTGCTGTTCGATATCGGGGCGTCGGCGTTCCTGGCCGGCCTGGCCTTGCATGTCTTCGGTGCGCTCAAGAATCACTTTCTCCTGAAGAACAACACGCTCAAGCGGATGCTTGGAAAACATGTGGAGCTGTGA